From the genome of Ziziphus jujuba cultivar Dongzao chromosome 6, ASM3175591v1, one region includes:
- the LOC125418931 gene encoding purine permease 21: protein MSMKETQEIRLHARAQDEENKETKNGAARNYKWWIRIAMYILFLLCGQSSATLLGRLYYDKGGQKKWIAALVQVVGFPILLPLYFISSSSSSSSSKLGKQTKCSSPSLVALSMVYGILGLLIASGSVLASYGLSYLSASTFSIILASQLGFTAFFSFFLNSQKFTPFIINSIVLLTISSTLLACQPSSSSLSGVSKANHAIGFICTLGTAASAALGLSLSQFFFRRVIKKESFRAVVDMIIFELLVASCMILAGVFASGEWKDLSKEMEGFGLGKVSYVMTLVWTAIAWQVFQIGFVGLIFEVSSLFCNVISSLSLPIIQVMAAIVFHDHMNGLKVISMVLAIWGSVSYIYQNYLDDQESKSTTEDSYSNANSGVSKEASSI from the exons ATGTCTATGAAAGAAACTCAAGAAATAAGACTTCATGCAAGGG CACAAGATGAGGaaaacaaggaaacaaaaaatggagCAGCAAGGAATTACAAGTGGTGGATAAGAATAGCCATGTATATACTATTTCTGCTGTGTGGCCAATCATCAGCAACCCTTTTGGGAAGATTGTACTATGATAAAGGTGGACAAAAGAAATGGATTGCAGCTCTTGTCCAAGTTGTTGGTTTTCCAATTCTACTTCCACTGTatttcatttcttcttcttcatcatcatcatcatccaaattgggaaaacaaacaaaatgttCATCACCTTCTCTTGTAGCTCTATCTATGGTTTATGGTATCCTTGGCTTACTCATAGCATCAGGCTCTGTCTTGGCTTCCTATGGGCTTTCATACCTCTCAGCTTCTACTTTTTCAATCATTTTAGCATCCCAATTGGGATTTACagctttcttctccttcttcctcaATTCCCAAAAGTTCACACCTTTCATTATCAATTCCATTGTCCTCCTGACAATCTCCTCCACCCTTCTTGCTTGTCAACCTAGTTCTTCCTCCCTGTCCGGAGTCTCCAAAGCAAATCATGCAATAGGGTTTATATGCACTCTAGGTACCGCAGCTTCGGCTGCACTCGGGCTTTCTCTCTCGCAATTCTTCTTCCGGAGAGTTATTAAGAAGGAATCGTTTCGAGCCGTGGTGGATATGATAATCTTTGAGTTGTTAGTGGCAAGTTGTATGATCTTGGCTGGAGTTTTTGCTAGTGGGGAGTGGAAAGATTTAAGCAAAGAGATGGAGGGATTTGGATTGGGTAAAGTTTCCTATGTTATGACTCTTGTTTGGACTGCTATAGCTTGGCAAGTTTTCCAAATTGGTTTTGTGGGTCTTATTTTTGAGGTTTCTTCACTTTTCTGCAATGTCATTAGTTCTTTGTCATTGCCTATTATTCAAGTTATGGCTGCCATCGTTTTCCATGACCATATGAATGGTTTGAAGGTGATTTCAATGGTTTTGGCCATTTGGGGCTCTGTTTCTTACATCTACCAGAATTACCTTGATGATCAGGAATCCAAGAGTACTACTGAAGATTCATATTCAAATGCTAATAGTGGAGTTTCAAAAGAAGCTTCCTCTATTTGA